From Streptomyces sp. NBC_00683, one genomic window encodes:
- a CDS encoding MarR family winged helix-turn-helix transcriptional regulator has protein sequence MAAQDGVTQEPAGSPASPGDPDHRLGFLLAYHGGITETVIRKALATTGLTPRKTMTLLQLADGPVTQKALIERLDVDPSVLVALLNDLEGDDLVRRRRDPADRRRHIVEITSEGNSRLRKSDVALDTVERELFADLSERELTTLRRLLDKLRTSPEDFSCTEA, from the coding sequence ATGGCAGCTCAGGACGGGGTCACCCAGGAACCGGCGGGGTCGCCCGCATCGCCCGGCGACCCGGACCACCGCCTCGGCTTCCTGCTCGCCTATCACGGCGGCATCACCGAAACCGTGATCCGCAAGGCCCTCGCCACCACCGGGCTCACCCCCCGGAAGACGATGACGCTCCTGCAGCTGGCCGACGGGCCGGTCACGCAGAAGGCCCTCATCGAGAGGCTCGACGTCGACCCGAGCGTCCTCGTCGCCCTGCTCAACGATCTCGAGGGCGACGATCTCGTACGCCGCAGGCGCGACCCCGCCGACCGTCGTCGGCACATCGTGGAGATCACCTCCGAGGGGAACTCGCGGCTCCGGAAGTCGGACGTCGCGCTCGACACCGTCGAACGGGAACTGTTCGCGGACCTCTCCGAACGCGAGCTCACGACTCTGCGCCGACTGCTGGACAAGCTGCGGACCTCGCCGGAGGACTTCAGCTGTACGGAGGCATGA
- a CDS encoding tyrosine-protein phosphatase: protein MTHMTRVRASSTALAAALLVGLAAPAATAAGHSPAGHERSSHTRIPFSAAEVTANKDGSFTVEWTAPGVRQVAVRADGRTVATGGSTGRVTVRGLPAKDRQWFDLVPSRGGSLHLADRLIQLEGTVNFRDAGGYRTADGHWVKMGEIYRSDALDKLTAADLAKLRRLSIRTVFDLRMESERGAAPDRVPTGATHVVADVLAGSPGFTTMPTTAAEATAMMVEGEKFMVSGDTATSAYRTVFSGIADDDARGVLFHCTAGKDRTGWANAALLTALGVPRNTVMADYLASNDYRAEANAAALASMPPQQAEVYKPLLDVRAEYLNSGFQEVTRTFGSFRTYEQRALGLSSKDLHDLKRDLLIG, encoded by the coding sequence ATGACGCACATGACTCGTGTCAGGGCCTCCTCCACCGCCCTGGCCGCTGCCCTCCTCGTCGGCCTGGCTGCCCCCGCCGCCACCGCCGCCGGCCACTCCCCCGCCGGCCACGAGCGCTCTTCCCACACGCGCATCCCGTTCAGCGCCGCCGAGGTGACGGCGAACAAGGACGGCTCGTTCACCGTGGAGTGGACGGCCCCCGGTGTCCGTCAGGTCGCCGTCCGCGCGGACGGCCGCACCGTCGCCACCGGCGGCTCGACGGGCCGAGTCACGGTGCGCGGGCTGCCCGCCAAGGACCGCCAGTGGTTCGATCTCGTCCCCTCGCGCGGCGGTTCCCTGCACCTCGCCGACCGGCTCATACAGCTCGAGGGCACCGTCAACTTCCGTGACGCGGGCGGCTACCGCACCGCGGACGGGCACTGGGTGAAGATGGGCGAGATCTATCGGTCCGACGCCCTCGACAAGCTCACCGCCGCGGACCTCGCCAAGCTCCGGCGCCTGTCCATCCGTACGGTCTTCGACCTGCGCATGGAGTCGGAACGCGGCGCCGCCCCCGACCGCGTCCCCACGGGCGCCACCCACGTCGTCGCCGACGTGCTGGCCGGCTCTCCGGGCTTCACCACCATGCCGACGACCGCCGCAGAGGCGACCGCGATGATGGTCGAGGGCGAGAAGTTCATGGTCAGCGGCGACACCGCCACGTCGGCCTACCGCACGGTGTTCTCCGGAATCGCGGACGACGACGCGCGCGGCGTCCTGTTCCACTGCACCGCGGGCAAGGACCGTACCGGCTGGGCGAACGCCGCCCTCCTCACCGCGCTGGGCGTGCCCCGCAACACGGTGATGGCGGACTACCTCGCCTCCAACGACTACCGTGCCGAAGCCAATGCGGCAGCACTCGCATCCATGCCGCCGCAGCAGGCGGAGGTCTACAAGCCGCTGCTGGACGTCCGCGCCGAGTATCTCAACTCGGGTTTCCAGGAGGTCACCCGGACGTTCGGTTCCTTCCGGACCTACGAGCAGCGAGCGCTCGGTCTGAGCAGCAAGGACCTGCACGACCTGAAGCGGGACCTGCTGATCGGCTGA
- a CDS encoding VOC family protein has translation MNLTIEVIPVPVTDMDRAKEFYTDKAGFKLDLDDEVAPGMRIIQLTPPGSRCSIAMLEGMPAAPGMKQMTPGALQGIQLCVTDIEAAREGMVKRGVDVSPIRHVGATGWEDGKGDTWNSFMSFEDPDGNGWVVQEAPSELSER, from the coding sequence ATGAACCTGACCATCGAGGTCATCCCCGTCCCTGTCACCGACATGGACCGCGCGAAGGAGTTCTACACCGACAAGGCCGGCTTCAAGCTGGACCTCGACGACGAGGTCGCCCCGGGCATGCGCATCATCCAGCTGACCCCGCCCGGCTCACGCTGTTCGATCGCGATGCTCGAAGGGATGCCCGCCGCGCCCGGTATGAAGCAGATGACTCCGGGCGCACTGCAGGGCATTCAGCTCTGCGTCACGGACATCGAGGCGGCGCGCGAGGGCATGGTGAAGCGGGGCGTGGACGTCTCCCCCATCCGCCACGTCGGCGCGACGGGCTGGGAGGACGGCAAGGGCGACACCTGGAACTCGTTCATGTCGTTCGAGGACCCGGACGGCAACGGCTGGGTGGTCCAGGAGGCCCCCTCGGAGCTCTCGGAGCGCTGA
- a CDS encoding right-handed parallel beta-helix repeat-containing protein: MRVVSMSTVVVLSAVLSAVAVPAEAATASSAIVVAVDGDDSAAGTLDHPLRTIQKAVDKARPGDTIAIRGGTYALVDNITITTSGEASLPISLGAYQGERVVIDGEQLPASHTPVGGSIPRAERGAIHQEASHWRVSGLEIVNGPYGYYCDGCDNNVFSRLTTRDNYETGFQLQGDSSDNQILDLDSYGNRDPRKNGESADGLGIKEGSGTGNVVRGARLWNNVDDGFDAWKFASPILIDSTIVHGNGFNRWDFPDFAGDGNGFKLGGGTPAPAMGHTLRNSFAFKNAKHGITDNGNPGALALTGNTTFRNSGTGFDADTSGAVAVLTRNLSVADGKAAALGTGTVADGNSWNLGGTWNEASVLSTDTGAVTGARAADGSVPSAPDLFVPRNGAAVGARM, encoded by the coding sequence ATGCGTGTCGTCAGCATGTCCACGGTGGTGGTGCTGAGTGCCGTGCTCTCGGCGGTGGCGGTACCCGCTGAGGCTGCCACCGCCTCGTCGGCCATCGTCGTGGCCGTGGACGGGGACGATTCCGCCGCCGGTACCCTCGACCACCCCCTGCGGACCATCCAGAAGGCCGTGGACAAGGCGCGCCCCGGTGACACCATCGCCATCCGGGGCGGCACCTACGCGCTGGTGGACAACATCACCATCACCACCTCGGGTGAGGCGTCCCTGCCGATCTCCCTGGGCGCGTACCAAGGTGAACGGGTCGTCATCGACGGGGAGCAGCTGCCCGCGTCCCACACACCGGTCGGCGGCAGCATCCCGCGCGCCGAGCGCGGTGCCATCCACCAGGAGGCGTCCCACTGGCGGGTATCGGGCCTGGAGATCGTCAACGGTCCGTACGGCTACTACTGCGACGGCTGCGACAACAACGTCTTCTCCCGGCTCACCACCCGCGACAACTACGAGACCGGCTTCCAGCTGCAGGGGGACTCCAGCGACAACCAGATCCTCGACCTCGACAGCTACGGCAACCGCGACCCGCGGAAGAACGGCGAGAGCGCGGACGGCCTGGGCATCAAGGAGGGCAGCGGAACGGGCAACGTCGTGCGCGGCGCGCGACTGTGGAACAACGTCGACGACGGCTTCGACGCCTGGAAGTTCGCGTCCCCGATCCTGATCGACAGCACGATCGTCCACGGAAACGGGTTCAACCGCTGGGACTTCCCCGACTTCGCCGGCGACGGCAACGGCTTCAAGCTCGGCGGCGGAACGCCGGCGCCGGCGATGGGGCACACGCTGCGCAACTCGTTCGCCTTCAAGAACGCGAAGCACGGGATCACCGACAACGGAAATCCGGGCGCCCTCGCCCTGACCGGCAACACCACGTTCCGCAACAGCGGCACAGGCTTCGACGCCGACACCTCCGGAGCGGTCGCCGTACTCACCCGCAACCTGTCCGTCGCCGACGGCAAGGCCGCCGCCCTCGGTACGGGAACCGTCGCCGACGGCAACTCATGGAACCTCGGCGGTACGTGGAACGAGGCTTCGGTCCTGAGCACGGACACGGGCGCCGTCACCGGGGCACGCGCGGCCGACGGCTCCGTCCCCTCCGCACCGGACCTGTTCGTACCCCGCAACGGCGCCGCCGTGGGTGCCCGGATGTGA
- a CDS encoding SRPBCC family protein, with amino-acid sequence MAQFEATVEIDRPVEEVFAFLADGENDRKFSPRVQEISKTPAGPTAVGTVFRSTVKDAGMTTRREFRISELVAPTRIRWNEMSSNLVTAREGGYDLESLADGRTRVRIFNDLEGHRVGKLLVGLAVAAARKDAPAFGQRIKAAVEAS; translated from the coding sequence ATGGCCCAGTTCGAGGCGACGGTCGAGATCGACCGCCCTGTCGAAGAGGTTTTCGCCTTTCTCGCAGACGGCGAGAACGACAGGAAGTTCAGCCCGCGTGTGCAGGAAATCTCCAAGACCCCGGCCGGTCCGACCGCCGTGGGCACCGTGTTCCGCAGCACGGTGAAGGACGCCGGCATGACGACCCGGAGGGAGTTCCGGATCAGCGAGCTCGTCGCACCGACCCGGATCCGGTGGAACGAGATGTCCAGCAACCTCGTGACGGCCCGCGAGGGCGGCTACGACCTCGAGTCCCTCGCGGACGGCCGGACCAGGGTGCGCATCTTCAACGACCTCGAGGGCCACCGCGTGGGCAAGCTCCTGGTCGGCCTCGCCGTTGCCGCGGCACGAAAGGACGCCCCCGCGTTCGGACAGCGGATCAAGGCCGCGGTGGAGGCGTCCTGA
- a CDS encoding FG-GAP repeat protein, whose protein sequence is MRTHRSAAVAAAAVLLSAGVVIAAPTAYAGTPGGTHASDRNSDFNGDGYEDVLIGAPGGTVSGKKSAGYVTVQYGASTGIGTSRAALISQSTSGVAGSAETGDRFGAALATGDLDADGYDDAIVGTPGEDLAAAADAGRLTVLWGSPKGLTGAASDWLDPTVPTAGKKFGSALAAARFSPDIPGDHLAVLDRDELHLYAYDTASKAGTAPLRRTERSRPAARAQERQILPKSLTTGDYDNNGLADLIVSGVTGGAEPGYGWSSFFSGQDEGLVYERDMRGGPVAASGDIDNDGYDDLVTGEPNSPDDGGETLSGGLVGVYYGSPDGPLGVDGAGSPPQWWTQDSAGVPGTAERGDGWGTDLSVADTNGDGYADVAVGAAGEDIGTVADAGAVWVLRGAAAGLIATGAASWDQNSAQVPGAAEKGDRWGGQVRLSDPNGDGRFGLLASAPGENTGDGVVWVLSAGSGGITAAGSWTYGAGSLGAPAVDAAYAAAIDE, encoded by the coding sequence GTGCGCACACACCGTTCGGCCGCCGTTGCCGCGGCCGCAGTTCTCCTCTCGGCCGGAGTGGTCATCGCCGCACCTACTGCCTACGCCGGTACCCCCGGCGGAACGCACGCAAGTGACCGCAACAGCGACTTCAACGGCGACGGCTACGAGGACGTGCTCATCGGCGCTCCCGGTGGGACCGTCAGCGGGAAGAAGAGTGCGGGATACGTGACCGTGCAGTACGGCGCGTCCACCGGTATCGGTACGAGCCGTGCCGCGCTCATCAGCCAGTCCACGTCCGGAGTCGCCGGATCCGCAGAGACAGGTGACCGTTTCGGCGCGGCCCTGGCGACCGGTGACCTCGACGCGGACGGCTACGACGACGCGATCGTCGGCACCCCGGGGGAGGACCTCGCAGCCGCCGCCGACGCAGGTCGCCTCACCGTCCTGTGGGGTTCCCCGAAAGGGCTGACCGGTGCCGCGAGCGACTGGCTGGATCCCACCGTGCCCACCGCCGGGAAGAAGTTCGGCAGCGCCCTCGCCGCGGCTCGCTTCAGCCCCGACATCCCGGGTGACCACCTGGCCGTACTGGATCGCGACGAGCTCCACCTGTACGCGTACGACACGGCGTCCAAGGCCGGGACGGCGCCCTTGCGACGCACCGAGCGGAGCCGCCCCGCCGCGCGGGCGCAGGAACGGCAGATCCTGCCCAAGTCCCTGACCACGGGCGACTACGACAACAACGGTCTCGCCGACCTCATCGTCTCCGGAGTCACGGGGGGAGCCGAGCCCGGCTACGGCTGGTCGTCCTTCTTCTCGGGCCAGGACGAGGGACTGGTGTACGAGCGCGACATGCGCGGAGGCCCGGTCGCCGCGTCCGGCGACATCGACAACGACGGCTACGACGACCTCGTCACCGGCGAGCCGAACAGCCCCGACGACGGCGGCGAGACCCTGAGCGGTGGCCTGGTCGGTGTCTACTACGGCAGCCCGGACGGCCCGCTCGGCGTCGACGGAGCGGGCAGCCCGCCGCAGTGGTGGACGCAGGACTCGGCCGGCGTGCCCGGAACCGCCGAGCGCGGTGACGGCTGGGGCACCGATCTGTCCGTGGCCGACACCAACGGCGACGGCTACGCGGATGTGGCTGTGGGCGCGGCCGGCGAGGACATCGGCACGGTCGCGGACGCGGGAGCGGTGTGGGTGCTCCGGGGAGCCGCCGCAGGCCTGATCGCCACCGGCGCCGCCTCGTGGGACCAGAACTCGGCCCAGGTACCGGGCGCGGCGGAGAAGGGAGACCGCTGGGGCGGCCAGGTCAGGCTGAGCGACCCGAACGGGGATGGCCGCTTCGGTCTGCTGGCCTCCGCCCCCGGTGAGAACACGGGCGACGGCGTGGTGTGGGTGCTCTCGGCAGGATCCGGCGGGATCACCGCCGCCGGATCGTGGACGTACGGAGCCGGCTCGCTCGGCGCACCGGCCGTGGACGCCGCGTACGCGGCCGCGATCGACGAGTAG
- the hemC gene encoding hydroxymethylbilane synthase produces the protein MSAPELIRIVSRDSPMALAQVERVRTELAALHPATVTEVIPVRTTGDKWMGDLALVEGKGAFTKEVDAALLAGEADLAVHCVKDVPADRPLPAGTTFAAFLERDDIRDALVHPGGLTLGQLPPGTRIGTSSVRRVAQLAASHPHLDCVPFRGNANRRLAKLAAGEADALLLAVSGLRRIDRADVITEILTADAMCPPIGAGVLALQCREDDTATIDAVSGLNHPDTYRETTAERMFLHVLQGHCNSPIAGYATAHRNGDLSLRACVFTPDGKTVLNAHEWAGPLDAATLGTSVAVALLRQGARELIDNIAH, from the coding sequence ATGTCCGCCCCTGAGCTGATCCGCATCGTCTCCCGCGACTCACCCATGGCCCTGGCCCAGGTCGAACGCGTCCGGACCGAACTGGCGGCGCTCCATCCCGCCACCGTCACCGAGGTGATCCCGGTCAGGACGACGGGCGACAAGTGGATGGGCGATCTCGCCCTGGTCGAAGGCAAGGGTGCCTTCACCAAGGAGGTCGACGCCGCTCTGCTCGCAGGCGAGGCGGACCTCGCCGTGCACTGTGTCAAGGACGTCCCCGCCGACCGGCCGCTGCCGGCCGGTACGACGTTCGCCGCCTTCCTCGAACGGGACGACATCCGCGACGCCCTCGTCCACCCGGGGGGACTCACCCTCGGGCAGCTCCCGCCCGGAACGAGGATCGGCACCTCCTCCGTGCGCCGTGTCGCCCAACTCGCCGCCTCACACCCCCACCTGGACTGCGTGCCCTTCCGGGGCAACGCCAACCGGCGTCTCGCCAAGCTCGCCGCAGGCGAGGCAGATGCCCTCCTCCTGGCCGTCTCCGGACTCCGGCGCATCGACCGCGCCGACGTGATCACCGAGATCCTCACAGCCGACGCCATGTGCCCCCCGATCGGCGCCGGAGTCCTCGCCCTGCAGTGCCGGGAGGACGACACCGCCACCATCGACGCGGTCAGCGGACTCAACCATCCCGACACCTACCGGGAGACCACGGCGGAGCGGATGTTCCTCCACGTCCTGCAGGGCCACTGCAACTCGCCGATCGCGGGCTACGCCACGGCCCACCGCAACGGCGATCTCTCCCTTCGCGCCTGTGTGTTCACCCCCGACGGCAAGACGGTGCTCAACGCGCACGAGTGGGCAGGACCCCTCGACGCGGCGACCCTCGGCACCTCCGTGGCCGTCGCCCTGCTGCGTCAGGGCGCACGCGAGCTGATCGACAACATCGCGCACTGA
- a CDS encoding SAM-dependent methyltransferase encodes MSNGDTSIPKNIDVNVPSVARMYDYYLGGKDNYPADRVACEQLLEVVPSTKVLAVNNRRFLRRVVHHLASEYGIRQFIDHGSGLPTQDNVHQVAQLVDPEARVVYIDNDPIVLAHGKAILEENSRTSVIQADMRDTETIFEHPEVTRLIDFDEPVAALFVSVMHCIPDSDEPAALVRRVADRLAPGSFLVVCQLVSEDAATRDFVTDFMAKSTGNRWGRVRQEEDVHVFLEGLEVLEPGLVEVSTWRPDSDLAPKQETQEWIEFGGVARKW; translated from the coding sequence ATGAGCAACGGGGACACCTCCATTCCGAAGAACATCGACGTGAACGTGCCGAGCGTGGCGCGGATGTACGACTACTACCTGGGCGGCAAGGACAACTACCCCGCCGACCGGGTTGCCTGCGAACAGCTCCTGGAGGTTGTTCCGAGCACCAAGGTCCTCGCCGTGAACAACCGGCGGTTCCTCCGGCGTGTGGTGCACCACCTGGCCTCCGAGTACGGGATCCGTCAGTTCATCGACCACGGATCCGGCCTGCCGACCCAGGACAACGTCCACCAGGTCGCCCAGCTCGTCGACCCCGAGGCCCGCGTCGTGTACATCGACAACGACCCCATCGTCCTGGCCCACGGCAAGGCGATACTCGAGGAGAACAGCCGGACTTCCGTCATCCAGGCGGACATGCGTGACACCGAAACGATCTTCGAGCACCCCGAGGTCACCCGCCTGATCGACTTCGACGAGCCCGTGGCCGCGCTGTTCGTGTCCGTGATGCACTGCATCCCCGATTCGGACGAACCCGCCGCGCTGGTACGCCGGGTCGCGGACCGGCTGGCTCCGGGGAGCTTCCTGGTGGTGTGCCAGCTCGTGAGCGAGGACGCCGCCACCCGCGACTTCGTCACGGACTTCATGGCGAAGAGCACGGGCAACCGGTGGGGGCGGGTCCGCCAGGAGGAGGACGTACACGTCTTCCTGGAAGGGCTGGAGGTGCTGGAACCCGGCCTGGTGGAGGTGTCGACCTGGCGGCCCGACTCGGATCTGGCGCCGAAGCAGGAGACCCAGGAGTGGATCGAGTTCGGCGGCGTCGCCCGCAAGTGGTGA
- a CDS encoding helix-turn-helix domain-containing protein: protein MPGMEPLQSSRKPAPAPAAGPSSPTALRLVLGAQLRRMRSEAGITPDDAAARIRCSTAKISRMETGHSPCKERDAVDLLALYGVTDPDRATEFVELVRVAGQRGWWRSYADVLPDWFEPLVGLEEAAASIRTYEGHYIPGLLQTADYAYAVVRSGHAIEPEETTRRRVELRLKRQELLHRRDAPKLWVLLDEAVLMRPTGGARVMREQLAHLLEMTELPNVIVQVAPFEVTAHTSPGNGITYLRFAMSGLPDVAYIEHLTNATSVNKPESTDEYRWILDSLSAQSPSPVESRHLLGQALRRYT, encoded by the coding sequence ATGCCCGGCATGGAACCGCTGCAGTCTTCACGGAAGCCGGCACCCGCACCGGCCGCAGGGCCGTCAAGTCCCACGGCCCTGCGTCTGGTTCTGGGTGCCCAGCTTCGACGGATGCGGAGCGAGGCCGGCATCACCCCCGATGACGCCGCCGCCCGGATTCGCTGCTCCACGGCGAAGATCAGCCGGATGGAGACGGGGCACTCCCCGTGCAAGGAACGCGATGCCGTCGACCTGCTGGCGCTCTACGGAGTCACAGATCCGGACCGGGCAACCGAGTTCGTCGAACTGGTGCGCGTGGCCGGACAGCGTGGCTGGTGGCGCAGCTACGCCGATGTGCTGCCGGACTGGTTCGAGCCCCTGGTGGGTCTGGAAGAGGCAGCCGCGTCCATCCGGACCTACGAGGGGCATTACATTCCGGGGCTCCTGCAGACGGCTGACTACGCCTACGCCGTGGTGCGTTCGGGCCACGCCATCGAGCCGGAGGAGACGACGAGGCGGCGCGTCGAACTGCGTCTCAAGCGACAGGAACTGCTGCACCGTCGTGACGCGCCCAAGCTCTGGGTGCTCCTGGACGAAGCGGTTCTGATGCGGCCCACAGGTGGCGCCCGCGTGATGCGTGAACAGCTGGCCCACCTGCTGGAGATGACAGAGCTGCCCAATGTGATCGTGCAGGTGGCCCCCTTCGAGGTGACCGCCCACACGTCGCCCGGCAACGGCATCACGTACCTGCGGTTCGCGATGAGCGGACTCCCCGACGTCGCCTACATCGAGCACCTGACCAACGCCACGTCCGTGAACAAGCCGGAGAGCACCGACGAGTACCGGTGGATCCTGGACTCCCTCAGTGCCCAGTCCCCGAGCCCCGTCGAGAGCCGGCACCTGCTGGGGCAGGCGCTCAGGCGCTACACCTGA
- a CDS encoding DUF397 domain-containing protein: protein MQHIDNGVPADSLTDVTWMKSHHSNPSGNCVEMALLPGGDVAVRNSRHPQGPALVYTEAEVRAFLAGVRDGDFDSVIG, encoded by the coding sequence ATGCAGCACATTGACAACGGCGTTCCCGCCGACTCCCTCACCGATGTGACCTGGATGAAGAGCCATCACAGCAACCCCAGCGGAAACTGCGTCGAGATGGCGCTGCTGCCCGGCGGCGATGTGGCTGTACGCAACTCCAGGCATCCACAAGGGCCCGCCCTCGTCTACACCGAGGCCGAGGTGCGAGCCTTCCTCGCAGGCGTCAGGGACGGTGACTTCGACAGCGTGATCGGCTGA
- a CDS encoding ATP-binding protein, whose translation MHAENALAHGEDAESSDLAESDSALRRNWARDLGIGAAGFTTHSLAADAESLQRARLFVRDALEQWGLRSCADEVSLVAGELVSNAVCHALPTSGEPAARSTAWLGLARQDSTLVCAVNDPSPDVPVLRDADESLERGRGLRIINALSSSWGWSRPTSAGKTVWARIPVAQGYSSGPGTVRPGSA comes from the coding sequence ATGCATGCGGAGAACGCACTCGCTCACGGAGAGGACGCCGAGTCGTCGGATCTGGCCGAAAGTGATAGTGCACTTCGCCGGAACTGGGCGCGGGATCTCGGCATCGGGGCAGCCGGATTCACGACGCACAGCCTGGCCGCCGATGCCGAAAGTCTGCAGCGGGCACGGTTGTTCGTCCGCGACGCGCTGGAGCAGTGGGGTCTGCGGTCCTGCGCGGACGAGGTCTCGCTCGTCGCCGGTGAGCTGGTCAGCAACGCGGTGTGTCACGCGCTGCCCACGTCCGGGGAGCCCGCCGCCAGGTCAACGGCGTGGCTCGGCCTCGCACGTCAGGACAGCACACTGGTCTGCGCGGTGAACGATCCGAGCCCCGATGTCCCCGTACTGCGCGACGCGGACGAGTCGTTGGAGCGCGGACGGGGTCTGCGCATCATCAACGCGCTGAGCAGCTCGTGGGGTTGGTCTCGTCCGACGAGCGCGGGCAAGACCGTCTGGGCCCGGATTCCCGTTGCCCAGGGGTACTCCTCGGGGCCCGGCACCGTCCGCCCCGGCTCGGCCTGA
- a CDS encoding SGNH/GDSL hydrolase family protein translates to MTITLHGAATVLFQGDSITDAGRTSDPDHPLGRGYARLAADLVRSARPESDITFINRGISGNRASDLRARWREDAVDLKPDVVSVLIGVNDTWRRYDSGDVTSLRAYEEDYRAILTQIREGSDAQLILVEPFLVPVTAEQWAWREDLDPRIHAVRRLSEEFDATLLAADGLLNQAARTAGGPEHIAGDGVHPTPLGHAVLAEAWTALVGL, encoded by the coding sequence GTGACCATCACCCTGCACGGCGCAGCCACCGTCCTGTTCCAGGGGGACAGCATCACCGACGCGGGCCGGACGTCCGACCCGGACCACCCCCTGGGCCGGGGCTACGCGCGGCTGGCCGCCGACCTCGTACGGTCTGCGCGGCCGGAGAGCGACATCACCTTCATAAACCGGGGAATCAGCGGCAACCGGGCTTCGGACCTCCGTGCCCGGTGGCGCGAGGACGCCGTCGATCTCAAGCCCGACGTGGTGTCCGTGCTGATCGGCGTGAACGACACCTGGCGCCGCTACGACTCGGGTGATGTCACCTCGTTGCGTGCGTACGAGGAGGACTACCGGGCCATCCTCACGCAGATCCGGGAAGGTTCGGACGCGCAGCTGATCCTCGTCGAGCCCTTCCTGGTTCCGGTCACGGCCGAGCAGTGGGCCTGGCGCGAGGACCTCGACCCCCGGATCCACGCGGTCCGCCGGCTTTCCGAGGAGTTCGACGCCACGCTGCTGGCCGCCGACGGTCTGCTCAACCAGGCCGCGCGGACCGCGGGCGGCCCCGAGCACATCGCCGGGGACGGCGTCCACCCGACCCCGCTCGGGCACGCGGTACTGGCCGAGGCCTGGACGGCGCTCGTCGGCCTGTAG
- a CDS encoding organic hydroperoxide resistance protein — MDALYTAVATANGREGRAVSSDGQIDLGLALPPALGGNGKGTNPEQLFAAGYAACFASAMSSVGREMKLDTKDVSVTAEVSIGKDDTGFGLAVVMRVELPEALEGETGRRLVEATHAFCPYSKATRGNIEVELVIE; from the coding sequence ATGGACGCGCTGTACACCGCTGTCGCCACCGCGAACGGCCGTGAAGGCCGGGCAGTGAGTTCGGACGGCCAGATCGACCTCGGCCTCGCCCTGCCGCCGGCCCTCGGGGGCAACGGGAAGGGCACCAACCCGGAGCAGCTGTTCGCCGCCGGATACGCGGCCTGCTTCGCCAGCGCGATGAGCTCGGTCGGCCGCGAGATGAAGCTCGACACCAAGGACGTCTCCGTGACGGCCGAGGTGTCGATCGGGAAGGACGACACGGGCTTCGGCCTCGCGGTCGTCATGCGCGTCGAGCTGCCGGAGGCTCTCGAGGGCGAGACCGGCCGTCGGCTGGTCGAGGCCACGCACGCCTTCTGCCCGTACTCCAAGGCCACCCGCGGGAACATAGAGGTCGAACTCGTCATCGAGTAG
- a CDS encoding MarR family winged helix-turn-helix transcriptional regulator yields the protein MTPPPIAAPDLTDLPDSELLRLDHQVCFSLQAASRAFGGVYREALRELGLTYPQYLAMMVLWEHGPLPVKTIGERLHLDSGTLSPLLKRLEAAGLVKRERSPEDERSVTVHLTGAGTALRERALPVPRTILGATGMSVQEILALQETLGRLTASLGRND from the coding sequence ATGACGCCACCGCCGATCGCCGCTCCCGACCTGACGGACCTCCCGGACTCCGAGCTCCTCCGGCTGGACCACCAGGTCTGCTTCTCGCTCCAGGCCGCCTCCCGCGCCTTCGGCGGCGTCTATCGCGAAGCGCTCAGGGAACTCGGCCTCACCTACCCCCAGTACCTCGCGATGATGGTCCTGTGGGAGCACGGCCCACTCCCGGTGAAAACGATCGGTGAGCGGCTGCACCTGGACTCCGGAACGCTGTCCCCGCTGCTCAAGAGGCTGGAAGCGGCCGGACTCGTCAAGCGCGAACGCAGTCCGGAGGACGAACGGTCGGTCACCGTCCACCTCACCGGGGCTGGAACCGCGCTGCGCGAGCGCGCGCTGCCCGTTCCGCGCACGATCCTCGGAGCCACGGGCATGTCGGTCCAGGAGATCCTCGCCCTGCAGGAGACCCTCGGACGGCTCACGGCCTCCCTGGGCCGGAACGACTGA